A single window of Paroedura picta isolate Pp20150507F chromosome 8, Ppicta_v3.0, whole genome shotgun sequence DNA harbors:
- the LOC143843768 gene encoding lipase member M-like has translation MWLFIAAVCLIQKATSAEEFRTKRHLNLQEFMTTGEVIQYWGYCNEEYEILTGDGYYLKINRIPYGIHTPGIKGPKPAVLLVPGFASEGRVWLANLPSNSLGFVLADAGYDVWLLNYRGSTWSRRHETLSIDQEKFWDFSFHEMGMYDIPAAINFILQKTEQEQLYYIGFSQGCSVGVIAFSTMPEIGQKIKLFIALSPAYSITNGSGLFYGILLIPQGLRHLIWGNKEYRFFSHPLKPRVAKFCSYAVMDRLCLKFISVSFGYNEKNLNVSRADVYLGIFPDYTSVKTVDHWSQIAYSNEFKQFDYGSKNQAMYNMTTPPFYRIEDMTVPTAVWRAGNDIIVNVTDTELLVRRISHLVFYKNIPDWQHMDFTWGLDAPLALYPDMLALMEKYK, from the exons ATGTGGCTGTTTATAGCAGCAGTGTGCTTAATCCAAAAAGCTACAAGTGCAGAAGAATTCAGAACCAAGAGACATCTTAATCTTCAAGAATTCATGACCACG GGTGAAGTAATACAGTATTGGGGCTACTGCAATGAAGAATATGAAATCTTGACAGGTGATGGTTATTACTTGAAAATAAACAGAATTCCTTATGGAATACATACTCCTGGGATAAAAG GGCCTAAACCAGCTGTCTTACTGGTACCTGGCTTTGCGTCGGAAGGTCGAGTGTGGCTGGCAAATCTTCCCAGTAATAGTTTGGGATTTGTCCTGGCAGATGCTGGTTACGATGTCTGGTTACTAAATTACAGAGGCAGTACCTGGTCTAGAAGACACGAGACTCTTTCAATTGACCAGGAGAAATTTTGGGATTTCAG TTTTCATGAAATGGGGATGTATGATATTCCAGCAGCAATAAACTTTATCTTGCAAAAAACAGAGCAAGAACAATTATATTATATCGGCTTTTCTCAAGGTTGTTCAGTAG GTGTCATTGCCTTTTCAACCATGCCAGAGATTGGTCAAAAAATCAAGCTTTTCATTGCACTAAGTCCTGCCTATTCAATTACTAATGGAAGTGGCCTTTTCTATGGAATTTTACTAATTCCTCAGGGATTAAGACAT CTTATATGGGGCAACAAGGAATACCGTTTTTTTAGTCACCCATTAAAACCCAGAGTTGCCAAATTCTGCAGCTATGCAGTAATGGACAGGCTTTGTCTCAAATTCATTTCCGTTTCTTTTGGATATAACGAGAAAAATCTAAACGTG AGTCGAGCAGATGTGTATCTTGGAATCTTTCCTGATTACACTTCTGTAAAAACAGTGGATCATTGGTCACAG ataGCTTACTCAAATGAATTTAAACAATTTGACTATGGATCTAAGAATCAAGCTATGTATAACATG ACCACACCTCCATTTTATAGAATAGAAGATATGACCGTACCTACAGCTGTGTGGAGGGCTGGGAATGACATTATCGTAAATGTAACTGATACAGAACTGTTGGTCCGTCGAATATCTCATTTAGTTTTCTATAAGAATATTCCGGACTGGCAACATATGGATTTTACCTGGGGACTTGATGCTCCGTTGGCTTTATATCCTGATATGCTTGCTCTGATGGAGAAATACAAATAA